CTACACGCTGAAATACCGTGTCTTCGACCTGCCGTTCCTGTTCTCCAACATGGATGCCGTGACCACCTTCACCAAGGGTGAGAAGGGTCAGGAACTGCTCGGTGCAATGTCCGACTACGGCTTTGTCGGTCTCGGTTACGTCTTCAACGGCCTGAAGCAGTTTTCCGCCGACAAGCCGCTGATGCTGCCGACCGATGCCAAGGGTCTGAAGTTCCGCGTCCAGACCTCCGACGTTGCCGTTGCAATGATCGAGGCGCTTGGCGCCAACGCCCAGAAACTTGCGTTCAAGGAAGTCTACGGCGCGCTGCAGACCGGTGTTGTCGACGGACAGGAAAACACCTGGTCCAACATCTACACCCAGAAGTTCTTTGAGGTTCAGGACGGCACCACCGAAACGAACCACCAGTTGCTGACCTATCTGGCCGTGACGTCTCAGGAGTGGCTCGACAGCCTGGATGCCGACGTCAAGGACCAGTTCCTGACGATCTTCAACGAGGTTGCCGACGAGTACAATGCCCGTGCTGCGCAGATCAATGAAGAGAACAAGACGAAGATCATGGAAAATGGCGGCGAAGTCCGTCAGCTGACCCCTGAAGAGCGCGATCAGTGGGTCGAAACCATGAAGCCGGTCTGGGACAAGTTCCGTGACGATATCGGCCAGGACGTCATCGATGCTGCGGTGTCGTCCAATCAGGCGAGCTGAGCTGCCTTGACTTGAGTGATCCTTCGAGGAAGGCCCCCGGGCCTTCCTCGTCCATCACCAGACTTCTAAAAAAATCGGAATACTCTCAACGGGGGAGGGTAATATGGGCTCCTGGTTGGCCACATACTGGCCGGTCGTGATGATTGTCGCGTTTTTCTGTCTCTACGTCGTGCTTGACTACGTGCGGCCGAAACTCATCGAAACGCTGGACGAAACGTTTATCGCAATCATCCTCGCGCTGATGACCCTTGTGACATTTTCCCAGGTGGTCGCGCGCTATGGTTTCAACTCGGGCTGGGGCGGTGCGCTTGAATTCACGCGTGTCCTGTTTGCCTGGCTGATCCTGTTCGGCATGAGCTACGGCATCAAGATCGGAGCTCATCTTGGTGTCGACGCAATCATCAACCTGTTGCCCAAACGCCTGTTCCGCGTTGCCGCTCTCCTGGGCGCCGCGCTGACGATCCTCTACGCGGCGCTGCTGTTCGAGGCGGCGTGGCTCGGTGCGCTTCTCTCCCTTGAAAACAAGGGCTCAAGCGGCGGGGCCTACGCCTACGTCGCCAGGTTCTACAAGCTGCCGATCGGCATGGAAGACCTGAAGTGGCCGGTCTTCATCATCGAGTGGTTCGAAGTTCGCGAGCGTGTTCCCCGCTGGATTCCCTACATCATTCTGCCGATCGGGCTGGCGTTGCTGGCCTATCGGTCTGTTCAGGCATTCGTCCTGATCCTTCTTGGAAAAAAGGACGCCATCATCGCCGCCCACGAGGCGGAAGAGCTGGTGGCCGAAAACAAAGACGTGCTGAAGGACTAGGCCGATGGAAACCGCATTTCTGTTCATTTTCGTTTTCGGCTTTCTGTTCCTCGGGGTTCCGATTGCCGTCTCGCTCGGCCTCTCCGCCGTGCTCTACATCGCCCTGTTCAGCCATGACTCGATGAGTTCCGTGGCCGTGCAGCTGTTCAACGCGTCGCAGAACTTCACCCTTCTGGCGATCCCGTTCTTCATTCTGGCCTCCAGCTTCATGTCGACGGGCGGCGTTGCCCGGCGCATCATCCGCTTCTCGATCGACGCTGTCGGCTGGATACGCGGCGGTCTTGCCATCGCGGCCGTGTTTGCCTGCATGTTGTTCGCGGCCCTGTCCGGCTCGTCTCCGGCAACGGTTGTCGCCATCGGTACGATTGCCATCGCCGGGATGCGCCAGGCGGGTTACACCAAGGAATTCGCCGCCGGTGTGATCGCCAATGCGGGCACGCTCGGTATCCTCATTCCGCCGTCG
This region of uncultured Roseibium sp. genomic DNA includes:
- a CDS encoding DctP family TRAP transporter solute-binding subunit is translated as MKKFVIAAATAASFAMTSSAFAADDCSDGEVVIKFSHVVAAQGHPKGEMATALADRINKEMDGKACMQVFPSSQLFDDNKVMEALLLGDVQLAAPSLSKFESYTLKYRVFDLPFLFSNMDAVTTFTKGEKGQELLGAMSDYGFVGLGYVFNGLKQFSADKPLMLPTDAKGLKFRVQTSDVAVAMIEALGANAQKLAFKEVYGALQTGVVDGQENTWSNIYTQKFFEVQDGTTETNHQLLTYLAVTSQEWLDSLDADVKDQFLTIFNEVADEYNARAAQINEENKTKIMENGGEVRQLTPEERDQWVETMKPVWDKFRDDIGQDVIDAAVSSNQAS
- a CDS encoding TRAP transporter small permease gives rise to the protein MGSWLATYWPVVMIVAFFCLYVVLDYVRPKLIETLDETFIAIILALMTLVTFSQVVARYGFNSGWGGALEFTRVLFAWLILFGMSYGIKIGAHLGVDAIINLLPKRLFRVAALLGAALTILYAALLFEAAWLGALLSLENKGSSGGAYAYVARFYKLPIGMEDLKWPVFIIEWFEVRERVPRWIPYIILPIGLALLAYRSVQAFVLILLGKKDAIIAAHEAEELVAENKDVLKD